A stretch of the Cumulibacter soli genome encodes the following:
- a CDS encoding F0F1 ATP synthase subunit delta, whose translation MLPALMQATSRESLHGLRTQLDQSAATLEAQGAQALSGELAQVSDLLASEPGLRRALSDSSAQASSREQLATRLFGGQVSDSALELVKKASTQAWSKPGDLVDALTDLSHQAAFISAEKSGSFATVEEELFRFGRALDANGELEQTLSDASAPLAQRQQLLGALVKDANPITTGLLRSVLSNPRAASTYNSVQGLVEDAAGRRRRSVAVVTSPVALTDEQERRLTSALSRIYGREVSVSIDVDPTVLGGLRVQVGDDVIDGSIAGRLDDIQRRFAG comes from the coding sequence GTGCTTCCGGCATTGATGCAGGCAACCAGCCGCGAGTCGCTGCACGGGCTGCGCACGCAGCTCGATCAGTCGGCCGCGACCCTCGAGGCGCAGGGCGCGCAGGCACTATCTGGTGAGTTGGCGCAGGTATCAGACCTGCTCGCTAGCGAACCGGGGCTTCGCCGCGCGCTCTCCGACTCATCTGCCCAGGCGTCGAGCCGTGAGCAGTTGGCCACTCGGCTGTTCGGCGGCCAGGTCAGCGATTCCGCTCTCGAGCTCGTGAAGAAGGCATCGACCCAGGCATGGTCAAAGCCCGGCGACCTCGTCGACGCGCTCACCGACCTGTCTCACCAAGCGGCCTTCATCAGCGCCGAGAAGTCCGGCTCGTTCGCGACTGTCGAAGAGGAACTGTTCCGCTTCGGTCGCGCGCTCGATGCCAACGGTGAGCTGGAGCAGACGCTGTCCGACGCGAGCGCTCCGCTCGCTCAGCGGCAGCAGTTGCTCGGTGCGCTGGTTAAGGATGCGAACCCGATCACCACCGGATTGCTGCGCAGTGTGCTGAGCAATCCTCGTGCGGCCTCGACGTACAACTCGGTGCAAGGTCTGGTGGAGGACGCCGCGGGTCGCCGCCGGCGTTCGGTCGCCGTCGTGACCTCTCCGGTCGCACTCACCGACGAGCAGGAGCGGCGGCTGACCTCCGCGCTCTCGCGCATCTACGGTCGCGAGGTTTCGGTCTCGATCGATGTCGACCCCACGGTTCTCGGCGGCCTGCGTGTGCAGGTCGGCGACGACGTGATCGACGGTTCGATCGCAGGACGCCTCGACGACATCCAGCGCCGATTCGCTGGCTAG
- a CDS encoding F0F1 ATP synthase subunit B, with protein MTYIAAASSNPLLPPVGEIIVGLIAFVILAFVLIKFVWPAFEKAYATRAEAIEGGIARAEAAQREAKVALDKYNAQLAGAREEAAQIREDARAEAQRIREDMQAQAQAESDRIVARGDEQLQAQRSQVVQELRQQVGTMSVQLASRIVGESLQDDARTAATVERFLGELDKVADEQTAAPVTTSLNEQGE; from the coding sequence ATGACGTACATTGCCGCTGCATCGAGCAACCCGCTGCTCCCGCCGGTAGGCGAGATCATCGTCGGGTTGATCGCATTCGTGATCCTCGCCTTCGTCTTGATCAAGTTCGTGTGGCCGGCCTTCGAGAAGGCCTACGCCACCCGCGCCGAGGCAATCGAAGGTGGAATCGCCCGTGCCGAGGCCGCGCAGCGCGAGGCCAAGGTAGCGCTCGACAAGTACAACGCTCAGTTGGCCGGTGCTCGTGAAGAGGCTGCGCAGATCCGCGAGGACGCACGCGCCGAAGCACAGCGCATTCGTGAGGACATGCAGGCGCAGGCGCAGGCTGAGTCCGATCGCATCGTCGCCCGCGGTGACGAGCAGCTCCAGGCGCAGCGCAGCCAGGTCGTGCAGGAGCTGCGCCAGCAGGTCGGCACGATGTCTGTTCAGCTCGCGAGCCGTATCGTCGGCGAATCGCTGCAGGACGACGCACGTACTGCAGCCACGGTCGAACGCTTCCTCGGTGAACTGGACAAGGTTGCCGACGAGCAGACGGCGGCGCCGGTCACTACGTCGCTCAACGAGCAGGGGGAGTAG
- the atpE gene encoding ATP synthase F0 subunit C, protein MVDVLAEVTGNLGAVAYGLAAIGPGIGVGIVFAAYIQATARQPESASLTRTYLFMGFALSEALALIGFVVPFIFS, encoded by the coding sequence ATGGTTGACGTCCTTGCCGAAGTTACTGGCAACCTGGGCGCCGTTGCGTACGGCCTGGCCGCCATTGGCCCGGGTATCGGTGTAGGCATCGTATTCGCCGCTTACATCCAGGCGACTGCTCGCCAGCCCGAGTCCGCGAGCCTGACCCGCACCTACCTGTTCATGGGCTTCGCGCTCTCTGAAGCGCTGGCTCTGATCGGCTTCGTCGTTCCCTTCATCTTCAGCTAG
- the atpB gene encoding F0F1 ATP synthase subunit A, with protein MIAAVLAQQPYPGFEAPDPAHEFNPTPIWEFTLAGIEFAITRITLINWLAVIVVLGFFIAASRKPKVVPGKLQFAGESVYGFVRGSIARDVIGPEGIKFAPYLATFFVFVFANNVMGIIPFAQVAPTAKFAIPLFLAIIVYVWYIGLGIMRQGFFTYFKNLVYIPGVPWPLHFMLIPIEIFQKLLSRPFTLAVRLFANMFAGHLLLVVFALGGIYMASQPHLTLKLLSPFSFALAIAMAFFELLVQFLQAYVFTLLAATYLQESVSDGH; from the coding sequence TTGATCGCCGCGGTCCTGGCGCAACAGCCGTACCCGGGTTTTGAGGCTCCCGATCCGGCCCACGAATTCAATCCGACACCGATCTGGGAGTTCACCCTCGCCGGTATCGAGTTCGCGATCACTCGTATCACGCTGATCAACTGGCTGGCCGTCATCGTCGTACTCGGCTTCTTCATCGCCGCGTCGCGCAAGCCGAAGGTAGTCCCCGGGAAGCTGCAGTTCGCCGGTGAGTCGGTTTACGGGTTTGTCCGCGGCAGTATCGCGCGCGACGTGATCGGGCCAGAGGGCATCAAGTTCGCGCCGTATCTGGCCACGTTCTTCGTATTCGTGTTCGCGAACAACGTCATGGGCATCATCCCGTTCGCGCAGGTCGCGCCGACGGCTAAGTTCGCGATCCCGCTGTTCTTGGCCATCATCGTCTACGTCTGGTACATCGGCCTGGGCATCATGCGCCAGGGCTTCTTTACCTACTTCAAGAACCTGGTGTACATCCCCGGCGTGCCGTGGCCATTGCACTTCATGCTGATCCCGATCGAGATCTTCCAGAAGCTGCTTTCGCGGCCGTTCACGCTGGCCGTCCGTCTGTTCGCGAATATGTTCGCCGGACACCTCCTGCTGGTCGTCTTTGCCCTCGGTGGCATCTACATGGCCAGCCAGCCGCACCTCACGCTGAAGTTGCTCTCGCCGTTCTCGTTCGCGCTGGCGATCGCAATGGCGTTCTTCGAACTATTGGTCCAGTTCCTCCAGGCATATGTCTTCACCCTGCTGGCAGCTACTTACCTGCAGGAGTCGGTCAGCGACGGCCACTAG
- a CDS encoding AtpZ/AtpI family protein, translating into MSEPSEDPGAAYDRMRAQEEARSQKRQIHHQGDTQGWTATGTLLSGIIVWGLIGWGLSSWTGWRGFLAIGVLLGAAMGVYLVVKQSGNPPPLMDISKKQDGGLLARRKTNDDGGPGSIPETDERHT; encoded by the coding sequence GTGAGCGAGCCGAGTGAGGACCCTGGTGCGGCGTACGACCGTATGCGCGCGCAGGAAGAAGCACGGTCCCAGAAGCGCCAGATCCACCACCAGGGCGACACCCAGGGGTGGACCGCTACGGGCACGTTGCTGTCCGGAATCATCGTCTGGGGCCTGATCGGCTGGGGCCTGAGTTCCTGGACCGGCTGGCGCGGATTCTTAGCGATCGGCGTCCTCCTCGGCGCAGCCATGGGGGTGTACTTGGTGGTCAAGCAATCGGGTAACCCGCCACCGCTGATGGACATCTCCAAGAAGCAGGACGGCGGGCTGCTCGCACGTCGTAAAACCAACGATGACGGCGGTCCCGGTTCTATTCCGGAAACCGACGAACGTCACACCTGA
- a CDS encoding MraY family glycosyltransferase: protein MREYLLVLSVAAIVTYLATPIVRWCSVRWGAMPPVRDRDVHSIPIPRLGGVGLYLGMCAGVFIASRLPGLRHTFMYSSETTAVLVAGGIICLIGALDDRFDLDPLTKLAGQLVAAGVLVLLGVQLAFIFIPGGELGTISLDPNTSFLLTTVLVVATVNAMNFIDGLDGLLTGVAIITATGFFVYSYFLGKQGYGDAFSAPALMTAVLAGACLGFLPHNFNPARIFLGDSGSMLIGLVLAAAAISTTARTDTQSFDTLGNAVPLIMPILMPLAVLAIPLLDMLLAVIRRTRKGLNPFSTPDKMHLHHRLLEIGHTQRRAVIIMYVWTALLTFVGVGSAIFDTRWVLLISAVLAVAAVVLMLMPRVRRRIDGGAPHVHRTSRMSERKK, encoded by the coding sequence GTGCGCGAGTACCTCCTAGTCCTGAGCGTCGCCGCGATCGTGACGTACCTTGCCACGCCGATCGTTCGTTGGTGCTCGGTCCGCTGGGGTGCGATGCCGCCAGTTCGCGACCGGGATGTGCACAGCATTCCGATCCCGCGGCTCGGGGGAGTGGGGCTCTACCTCGGTATGTGCGCCGGGGTATTCATCGCATCCAGGTTGCCGGGCCTGCGACACACGTTCATGTACTCCTCGGAGACCACCGCGGTGCTCGTGGCCGGGGGAATCATTTGTCTTATCGGCGCGCTCGACGACAGGTTTGACCTCGACCCGCTGACGAAACTCGCCGGCCAACTCGTCGCGGCCGGCGTCCTAGTGCTGTTGGGCGTGCAGCTGGCCTTCATCTTCATCCCAGGCGGCGAGCTCGGCACCATCTCGCTCGACCCGAACACGTCATTCCTACTGACCACCGTGCTGGTCGTAGCGACCGTTAATGCGATGAACTTCATCGACGGGCTCGACGGGTTGCTGACCGGGGTCGCGATCATCACCGCCACCGGGTTCTTCGTCTACAGCTATTTCCTCGGCAAACAGGGATATGGCGACGCGTTCAGTGCTCCTGCGTTGATGACTGCCGTCCTCGCCGGAGCGTGTTTGGGGTTCCTGCCGCACAACTTCAACCCGGCGCGGATCTTCCTGGGCGACTCCGGTTCCATGCTCATCGGTCTCGTACTGGCCGCGGCCGCAATATCGACCACTGCGCGTACCGATACCCAAAGCTTCGACACTCTCGGCAACGCCGTACCGCTGATCATGCCCATCCTGATGCCGCTCGCCGTGCTGGCCATACCGCTGCTCGACATGCTGCTGGCGGTGATACGACGCACCCGCAAGGGACTCAATCCGTTCTCAACTCCAGATAAAATGCACCTACATCACCGCTTGCTAGAAATTGGTCACACCCAGAGGCGAGCAGTGATCATCATGTACGTCTGGACCGCTCTGCTCACGTTCGTGGGTGTCGGCAGCGCGATCTTCGACACGCGCTGGGTACTGCTGATCTCGGCAGTTCTCGCGGTGGCGGCGGTGGTCCTGATGCTCATGCCGCGCGTACGCCGCCGTATTGATGGCGGAGCGCCGCACGTGCATCGGACCTCGAGGATGAGCGAGCGGAAGAAATGA
- a CDS encoding L-threonylcarbamoyladenylate synthase, producing the protein MARSLVVTDFEILDATEHDSEAYEHAVEQAARTLSDGRLIVLPTDTVYGIAADAFNAPAVGALLAAKGRGRDYPVPVLVADQAVLHGLVTVAPEAAVKLTERFWPGALTVIVTYSPALAWDLGETGGTVGIRMPDSQVARDILARTGPLAVSSANQHGRPPAASVEEATRQLGSSVQVYVDAGHTGGRPASTIVDCTVTPPRIVREGGISREDIRTVVPDIA; encoded by the coding sequence ATGGCACGATCACTAGTCGTGACCGATTTCGAGATCCTTGATGCCACCGAGCACGATTCCGAGGCGTACGAACATGCAGTCGAGCAGGCGGCCAGGACGCTGAGTGACGGTCGGCTGATCGTGCTGCCAACCGACACTGTCTACGGCATCGCCGCGGACGCATTCAATGCGCCGGCGGTCGGCGCGTTGCTGGCGGCGAAGGGACGCGGCCGCGATTACCCTGTGCCGGTGCTGGTCGCCGATCAGGCAGTGCTGCACGGCTTGGTGACCGTCGCGCCTGAGGCGGCGGTGAAACTCACCGAGCGGTTCTGGCCGGGCGCACTCACGGTGATCGTGACGTATTCGCCGGCCCTCGCCTGGGATCTGGGAGAGACCGGCGGCACGGTCGGCATCCGGATGCCCGACAGCCAGGTCGCGCGCGACATTCTGGCGCGGACCGGTCCATTGGCGGTGTCCAGCGCGAACCAGCACGGGCGGCCGCCCGCGGCATCGGTCGAGGAGGCCACCCGCCAACTCGGCTCATCGGTCCAGGTGTACGTCGACGCGGGGCACACCGGAGGACGGCCGGCCTCCACGATTGTCGATTGCACGGTGACGCCACCGCGGATCGTTCGTGAGGGTGGAATCTCGCGAGAGGACATCCGCACCGTCGTGCCCGATATCGCTTGA
- a CDS encoding (2Fe-2S)-binding protein → MADVTALLRSAGFAGDGVELRTVAGRSALRGTTLAQLVEDPGALASAVDAYADLQQEQFGPTAARHVAALWLLQDVSWIHAVLSVGLISAHGVSLRCSDDGLAMELPRDMFFGVQLAEDAVMTTVATNQAERALAYAEARHHLAALLAPLQEPMHEHLRAGARAFWACVTDMATGAICTGANGDEHRMASTLASFDDADTAASCDDASAQLLSGEQLVSSPAGPIRRRHGCCLLYTIEGMSLCFSCPRIRVAG, encoded by the coding sequence ATGGCCGATGTAACTGCCCTGCTTCGTTCTGCCGGATTCGCCGGGGACGGCGTGGAACTTCGTACCGTTGCGGGGAGATCCGCGCTGCGCGGCACCACCCTTGCACAGCTCGTCGAGGATCCAGGAGCGCTCGCGAGCGCGGTCGATGCGTACGCGGACCTGCAGCAGGAACAGTTCGGCCCCACGGCCGCTCGACATGTCGCGGCGCTGTGGCTGCTGCAGGATGTCAGCTGGATTCACGCCGTCCTGAGCGTGGGCCTCATCAGCGCGCACGGCGTCAGCCTGCGCTGCAGCGACGACGGCCTGGCGATGGAGCTGCCGCGCGATATGTTCTTCGGCGTCCAACTCGCTGAGGACGCCGTGATGACTACGGTCGCGACAAATCAGGCCGAGCGTGCGCTCGCGTACGCCGAGGCGCGGCACCATCTTGCCGCGTTACTCGCACCGCTGCAGGAGCCGATGCACGAGCATCTGCGCGCCGGGGCACGAGCGTTTTGGGCCTGCGTGACCGATATGGCGACCGGCGCAATCTGCACCGGAGCGAACGGCGACGAGCACCGCATGGCCAGCACCTTGGCGAGTTTCGACGACGCCGACACCGCCGCGAGTTGCGACGATGCCAGCGCCCAACTACTGAGCGGCGAGCAGCTCGTGTCGTCCCCGGCCGGGCCGATCCGGCGACGACACGGGTGCTGCCTGCTCTACACGATCGAGGGTATGAGCCTCTGCTTCAGCTGCCCCCGGATTCGGGTCGCCGGCTGA
- a CDS encoding 3-hydroxyacyl-CoA dehydrogenase NAD-binding domain-containing protein: protein MSVPASYIDLSETVRYGVVDGIAVVVLANPPVNGLSNHMRIGMDAGIRKGMDDPAVKAIVLTGDPAGKGFCGGADLRQLNTAAGREGPSIHDMFDYIASAPKAVVAAIHGFALGGGLETALGCHFRIAEKNANLGLPEANLGLLPGGGGTQRLPRLIGAVPAMDMMLTAAPVNGERGAELGIVEASFTGDPIEAGVAWALQNAVGVSDLPVVANNPVPDADSVDLAAAHAAIRPNARNGRAQHAIINCVEGAINATTFADGMAVEQREFRELVASPEAAALQYQFFAEKEAAKVIGLSKETALRPVNSLAVIGAGTMGGGIAMVFANAGIPVTLIEQGAEQLERGVSIIKGNYEATAAKGRLSAEQVATRVGLITPTLELEAAKDADLIIEAVFEDLEVKKELFTKLDAIAKPGAILATNTSRLDIDQIAAVTSRPQDVIGLHFFSPANVMKLLEVVRADKTADDVIATSMKLAQKVGKIAVLARICDGFIGNRMLSPYVREAHFLLEEGASPQQLDGALQAFGLAMGPIAMGDLAGLDVAAAGRRRQRELLPSGVRFSKVADIVVDAGRLGQKTGAGFYKYEAGNRKPIPDPEVEQIIEKCAADAGITRRAITDEEIVEREMLALVNEGAKLLDEGIAQRASDIDVIYTNGYGFPAYRGGPMHWASQQGLDVVLEKIKKLREVHGEYFWTPAPLIERLVAEGKTTF, encoded by the coding sequence ATGAGCGTGCCTGCTAGTTACATCGATCTTTCCGAGACCGTCCGCTACGGGGTCGTCGACGGTATCGCCGTCGTGGTCCTCGCCAACCCGCCGGTGAACGGCCTGTCCAACCACATGCGGATCGGTATGGATGCCGGAATCCGTAAGGGTATGGATGATCCGGCCGTGAAGGCGATCGTGCTCACCGGCGATCCGGCCGGTAAGGGCTTCTGCGGCGGTGCCGACCTGCGTCAGCTCAACACGGCGGCCGGACGCGAAGGTCCGAGCATTCACGACATGTTCGACTACATCGCCAGCGCGCCGAAGGCTGTTGTCGCTGCTATTCATGGGTTCGCTCTCGGCGGTGGTCTGGAGACGGCGCTCGGCTGCCATTTCCGGATCGCCGAGAAGAACGCGAACTTGGGTCTGCCGGAGGCGAACCTGGGGCTGTTGCCCGGCGGCGGCGGAACGCAGCGGTTGCCGCGACTGATCGGTGCCGTCCCGGCGATGGACATGATGCTGACCGCTGCTCCGGTCAACGGTGAGCGCGGCGCCGAACTCGGCATCGTCGAGGCCTCGTTCACCGGCGATCCTATCGAGGCCGGCGTGGCGTGGGCGCTGCAGAATGCCGTCGGCGTCAGCGATCTGCCGGTCGTCGCCAATAATCCGGTGCCAGATGCTGACAGTGTCGACCTCGCCGCTGCGCACGCTGCGATTCGCCCGAACGCGCGTAACGGACGTGCGCAGCACGCCATCATCAACTGTGTCGAAGGCGCGATCAACGCGACGACGTTCGCCGATGGCATGGCGGTCGAACAGCGCGAATTCCGTGAGTTGGTGGCCAGCCCGGAAGCGGCTGCGCTGCAATACCAATTCTTCGCGGAAAAGGAAGCGGCGAAGGTTATCGGCCTGTCGAAAGAGACCGCGCTGCGGCCGGTGAACTCGCTCGCGGTGATCGGTGCCGGAACGATGGGCGGCGGTATCGCGATGGTGTTCGCCAATGCCGGCATTCCCGTCACGCTGATTGAACAGGGCGCCGAACAGCTCGAACGCGGTGTGTCGATCATCAAGGGCAATTACGAAGCCACCGCCGCCAAGGGACGCCTCAGTGCCGAGCAGGTCGCCACCCGTGTCGGTTTGATCACCCCGACGCTGGAGCTCGAGGCAGCCAAGGACGCCGATCTGATCATCGAGGCCGTGTTCGAGGACCTCGAGGTCAAGAAGGAATTGTTCACCAAACTCGATGCGATCGCGAAGCCGGGCGCGATCCTGGCGACCAACACCTCGCGACTGGACATTGATCAGATCGCGGCCGTCACGTCGCGCCCGCAGGATGTCATCGGCCTGCACTTCTTCAGCCCGGCCAACGTAATGAAGCTCCTGGAGGTCGTGCGCGCCGACAAGACGGCGGATGACGTGATCGCGACGTCGATGAAGCTCGCGCAGAAGGTCGGCAAGATCGCCGTTCTCGCGCGTATCTGCGACGGATTCATCGGCAACCGGATGCTGTCGCCGTACGTGCGCGAAGCACACTTCCTGCTCGAGGAAGGCGCTTCGCCGCAGCAGTTGGACGGCGCGCTGCAGGCCTTTGGTTTGGCAATGGGGCCGATCGCGATGGGTGACCTGGCAGGTCTGGACGTCGCGGCCGCCGGTCGTCGGCGCCAGCGCGAACTGCTGCCGTCGGGAGTTCGATTCTCGAAGGTCGCCGACATCGTGGTCGACGCCGGACGGCTCGGCCAGAAGACCGGCGCGGGTTTCTACAAGTACGAGGCCGGCAACCGCAAGCCGATCCCGGATCCAGAAGTCGAGCAGATCATCGAAAAGTGTGCGGCCGACGCCGGTATCACTCGGCGAGCGATCACCGATGAAGAGATCGTGGAACGCGAAATGCTGGCACTGGTGAACGAGGGAGCGAAGCTACTTGATGAAGGTATCGCTCAGCGCGCCTCGGACATCGACGTCATCTACACCAACGGTTACGGATTCCCGGCCTACCGCGGCGGTCCGATGCACTGGGCTTCGCAGCAGGGGCTGGACGTGGTGCTGGAGAAGATCAAGAAGCTTCGCGAGGTGCATGGCGAGTACTTCTGGACGCCGGCGCCATTGATCGAACGCCTCGTCGCCGAAGGTAAGACCACCTTCTAA
- the prmC gene encoding peptide chain release factor N(5)-glutamine methyltransferase translates to MITAGPVHRVRSAGMTALRAAGIAAAEHDATELLAHVLGRPRGMLPLAPGVDAQQASRYADLIARRGAREPLQHLTGTAGFYGLELHVGPGGFIPRPETEMLVETALAATEVIAEPTVIDLCAGTGAIAIAIAVARPTAQVIALERSADAVGWLRRNVEQFAPKVQVVHDDVLRAELRTGAADLVTCNPPYVPASTGIDQEVRHDPSEAVFAGADGLDLIRPLVARIADLLRPGGVTVLEHDASHQNAVLELFAASGRYDAITPLRDLAGRPRFVRATLQR, encoded by the coding sequence GTGATCACCGCGGGCCCGGTGCACCGGGTGCGTTCAGCGGGAATGACGGCGTTGCGTGCAGCGGGCATCGCTGCGGCCGAGCACGACGCGACCGAACTGCTGGCGCACGTGCTGGGACGTCCGCGTGGGATGTTGCCGTTGGCGCCGGGGGTGGATGCTCAGCAGGCATCGCGATACGCCGATCTGATCGCACGTCGCGGCGCCCGTGAACCGCTGCAGCATCTGACGGGTACGGCGGGCTTTTACGGGCTGGAACTACACGTCGGACCGGGAGGCTTCATCCCGCGCCCGGAGACAGAAATGCTCGTTGAGACCGCGTTGGCGGCGACCGAGGTCATCGCCGAGCCGACCGTTATTGACCTGTGCGCCGGCACCGGAGCAATCGCGATCGCGATCGCCGTGGCGCGCCCGACGGCGCAGGTCATCGCCCTCGAGCGGTCAGCTGATGCCGTCGGTTGGCTGCGCCGCAACGTCGAGCAATTCGCTCCGAAGGTGCAAGTCGTGCACGATGACGTGCTGCGGGCCGAACTGAGAACCGGTGCCGCGGACCTGGTGACCTGCAATCCGCCGTACGTGCCGGCGTCGACGGGTATCGATCAGGAGGTCCGGCACGACCCAAGCGAGGCAGTATTCGCCGGAGCCGATGGACTTGACCTGATCCGCCCGCTCGTCGCGCGGATCGCGGACCTGTTGCGTCCGGGCGGGGTGACAGTTCTGGAGCACGATGCATCGCACCAAAACGCAGTCCTCGAGTTGTTCGCCGCCAGCGGCCGGTACGACGCGATTACGCCGCTGCGCGATCTGGCCGGCCGGCCGCGATTCGTCCGCGCCACCCTTCAGCGCTGA
- the prfA gene encoding peptide chain release factor 1, translated as MSAEGLDTLSGLIAEHADVQEQLSDPAVHSDQVKARELGKRFAQLGPIVAAARQLEQTREDLTAARELAEEDAAFAEEATALAESIAEQEQKLRTMLLPRDPNDDKDIIMEIKAGEGGEESALFAGDLLRMYQRYAERNRWKFEMIDSTLSDLGGYKDVSIAIKMRGQAEDGAGIWQRLKHEGGVHRVQRVPVTESQGRIHTSAAGVLVYPEAEEVDIEINQNDLRIDVYRSSGPGGQSVNTTDSAVRITHEPTGIVVSCQNEKSQLQNKESAMRILRARLLADAQEKANAEASDMRKNQVRTVDRSERVRTYNFPENRISDHRSGFKAYNLDVVLDGELDPVVDSLIEMETAELLKGAAQ; from the coding sequence ATGAGCGCAGAAGGCCTCGACACTCTTAGCGGACTGATCGCCGAGCACGCCGACGTCCAGGAGCAACTATCGGACCCGGCAGTGCATTCCGACCAGGTCAAGGCCCGCGAACTCGGTAAGCGCTTCGCGCAGTTGGGCCCGATCGTCGCCGCGGCGCGACAATTGGAGCAGACCCGCGAGGACCTCACCGCCGCGCGCGAACTGGCTGAGGAGGATGCGGCGTTCGCCGAGGAAGCCACCGCTCTCGCGGAGTCGATCGCTGAGCAGGAACAGAAACTGCGCACCATGCTGTTGCCGCGTGATCCCAACGATGACAAGGACATCATCATGGAGATCAAGGCGGGTGAGGGCGGTGAAGAATCAGCGCTGTTCGCCGGTGATCTGTTGCGGATGTACCAGCGGTACGCCGAACGTAACCGCTGGAAGTTCGAGATGATCGACTCGACCCTGTCCGACCTCGGCGGCTACAAGGACGTCTCTATCGCGATCAAAATGCGCGGCCAGGCTGAGGATGGCGCGGGTATCTGGCAGCGACTGAAGCATGAAGGCGGCGTACACCGTGTGCAGCGGGTGCCGGTTACCGAATCTCAGGGTCGTATCCATACCTCGGCCGCCGGTGTCCTGGTGTACCCGGAAGCTGAAGAAGTCGACATCGAGATCAACCAGAACGACCTGCGCATTGACGTCTACCGATCCTCGGGACCTGGTGGTCAGAGCGTGAACACCACCGACTCCGCGGTGCGGATTACGCACGAGCCCACCGGAATCGTGGTGTCGTGTCAGAACGAGAAGTCGCAGCTTCAGAACAAGGAATCCGCGATGCGTATCCTGCGCGCTCGATTGCTGGCGGACGCTCAAGAAAAGGCGAACGCCGAGGCCTCGGACATGCGTAAGAACCAGGTTCGTACCGTCGACCGCTCCGAGCGGGTGCGTACCTATAACTTCCCGGAGAACCGCATTTCCGATCACCGCAGCGGTTTCAAGGCGTACAACCTTGACGTGGTGCTGGACGGCGAACTGGATCCCGTCGTCGATTCATTGATCGAGATGGAGACCGCCGAGCTACTGAAGGGCGCCGCGCAGTAG
- the rpmE gene encoding 50S ribosomal protein L31, whose translation MRKDIHPEYVETQVTCSCGNSFTTRSTVTSGSISAEVCSNCHPFYTGKQKILDSGGRVARFEKRFGKRERGAKAGA comes from the coding sequence GTGCGCAAGGATATTCACCCCGAGTACGTCGAGACGCAGGTCACCTGCTCGTGCGGCAACTCGTTCACCACTCGTAGCACCGTCACCAGCGGCTCCATCAGCGCTGAAGTGTGCTCCAACTGCCACCCGTTCTACACGGGCAAGCAGAAGATCCTCGACTCCGGTGGCCGCGTGGCCCGCTTCGAGAAGCGGTTCGGCAAGCGCGAGCGTGGAGCCAAGGCTGGCGCTTAG